A section of the Pochonia chlamydosporia 170 chromosome 2, whole genome shotgun sequence genome encodes:
- a CDS encoding short chain oxidoreductase protein (similar to Togninia minima UCRPA7 XP_007915800.1): MPSKTLTWFITGANSGFGLLLSRLALSQGHTVIATARSTSKFPPDLAQNPNSHLLELQITSPGEEIAKILNDILTKHNQIDVLVNNAGFAHLGAVEELSEAEARYQFDVNFFGLLNVTKAIIPHMRARKSGVIVQISSGAGVLAGQGGPIYSASKFAVEGLSEAMAVELQSFGIRVHLVEPGIFRTEFLGPVSRGQNISKKVEGYFDIGGVLTGMNGQQPGDPVRGVQRIFDVVTGTGMGRGLEGELRILLGGDVFGMVERKRDMLSGTLEVMKEVAFSTDFEE, encoded by the coding sequence ATGCCCTCCAAAACCCTAACTTGGTTCATCACCGGCGCCAATTCCGGTTTcggcctcctcctctcccgtCTCGCCCTCTCACAAGGCCACACTGTCATCGCCACAGCCCGCTCAACTTCCAAGTTTCCCCCTGACCTGGCACAAAACCCCAATTCCCACCTTCTTGAACTCCAAATCACCTCTCCTGGCGAAGAAATCGCCAAAATCCTAAACGacatcctcaccaagcaCAACCAAATAGACGTTCTCGTCAATAACGCCGGGTTCGCACACCTCGGCGCCGTAGAGGAACTATCCGAAGCAGAAGCCCGGTACCAATTCGACGTCAACTTCTTCGGCCtcctcaatgtcaccaaagccatcatccCACACATGCGCGCCCGAAAGTCCGGCGTCATCGTTCAAATCTCCAGCGGAGCAGGCGTGCTAGCCGGGCAGGGAGGACCCATATACAGTGCCTCCAAGTTTGCGGTGGAGGGGCTAAGTGAAGCCATGGCCGTTGAGTTACAGTCGTTTGGGATACGCGTACATCTCGTTGAGCCGGGAATCTTTCGGACCGAGTTTCTGGGACCGGTGTCGAGGGGGCAGAATATTTCGAAGAAGGTTGAGGGGTACTTTGACATTGGGGGCGTGTTGACGGGCATGAATGGACAGCAGCCTGGGGATCCGGTGAGAGGGGTGCAGAGGATTTTTGATGTCGTAACGGGGACGGGCATGGGGAGGGGTTTGGAAGGGGAGTTGAGGATATTGCTTGGGGGGGATGTGTTTGGGATGGTGGAACGGAAGAGGGATATGTTGAGTGGGACGTTGGAGGTGATGAAAGAGGTTGCTTTTAGTACTGATTTTGAGGAATGA
- a CDS encoding C2H2 transcription factor (TFIIIA) (similar to Cordyceps militaris CM01 XP_006666757.1), whose translation MSKREAVAEALPASPAKRLHIDRSLQDDDGDDDFTPSQTPSSMAEADSPVTVATTPRAKFPSDLKTLACTWPGCPKSFNRPARLRDHLNSHTNSRPFKCPYDDCDKDYIEDKHLKQHIKAAHTNERKYVCQVPGCNKSFVTGTRLKRHQAVHEGAERFRCQDCGQSFRKRETLTKHVRKEHLQMRAYACQEQGCTESFDSKPALKRHKEKIHGELKYWCLECGLKTAEDGTQHRVGFTTELLLHAHLKKEHQNCIFCDFKSSSRWELDQHVDMHHSGKTVTDRKTHACTYEGCDKKFTKKSNLKTHVRSAHEGFRFVCGEVTLTGADFTGWTNDQGCGDKFSTKVRLEDHVRFLHLGQERPKLSRPEGPEDPNAVIDEISGFARHVKQTIPCPECSEKFARYHDLQVHLSHGHEPINPPNDPASFLNREADIVAEAPFGMDFTSSWQGGGEEEIFAAQMDYGPPKDEWLEDEANILLLARDPPLELNIDPNLGGL comes from the exons ATGAGCAAACGAGAGGCTGTCGCGGAGgctcttccagcttctcccGCAAAGAGGCTGCATATAGATCGGTCACTCCAAG acgatgatggtgacgacgACTTCACACCTTCTCAAACACCCAGCTCAATGGCCGAAGCCGACTCCCCCGTGACCGTGGCCACCACACCGCGGGCCAAATTCCCTTCAGACCTCAAAACTTTAGCCTGCACATGGCCTGGATGTCCCAAATCGTTCAACCGCCCAGCCAGACTCCGAGACCACCTCAACTCACACACCAATTCCCGCCCATTCAAGTGTCCCTACGACGACTGCGACAAGGACTACATCGAGGACAAGCACCTAAAGCAACACATCAAAGCAGCACACACCAACGAGCGCAAATACGTCTGCCAGGTACCAGGATGCAACAAAAGCTTCGTCACCggcaccagactcaagcGACACCAAGCTGTCCACGAGGGAGCCGAACGGTTTCGCTGCCAAGACTGCGGACAGAGCTTCCGCAAGCGAGAAACCCTCACCAAGCACGTCCGCAAAGAACATCTGCAGATGCGGGCATACGCCTGCCAGGAACAAGGGTGCACAGAATCCTTCGACTCTAAACCAGCACTGAAACGACACAAAGAAAAAATCCACGGCGAATTAAAATACTGGTGCTTAGAATGCGGCCTCAAAACTGCGGAAGACGGCACGCAGCACCGCGTCGGATTCACAACagagctcctcctccatgcACATTTGAAAAAGGAGCACCAAAACTGTATATTCTGTGACTTCAAGTCCTCGTCACGCTGGGAACTCGACCAGCACGTCGACATGCACCACTCTGGAAAGACGGTCACGGACCGCAAAACCCATGCCTGCACTTACGAGGGGTGCGACAAGAAGTTCACCAAAAAGTCCAATCTCAAGACGCACGTCCGCAGCGCACACGAGGGATTCCGCTTCGTGTGCGGCGAAGTCACCCTCACGGGAGCAGATTTCACAGGCTGGACCAATGACCAAGGGTGCGGCGACAAATTCAGCACAAAAGTCCGTTTAGAAGACCACGTCCGCTTCCTACACCTCGGCCAGGAACGACCCAAACTCTCAAGACCGGAGGGTCCGGAAGATCCAAATGCTGTTATCGACGAAATATCCGGCTTCGCACGCCACGTCAAACAAACTATCCCTTGTCCCGAGTGCAGCGAGAAATTTGCCCGCTACCACGATCTACAAGTGCATTTGTCTCATGGCCACGAGCCCATCAACCCGCCAAACGACCCTGCTTCATTCCTAAATCGCGAGGCtgatattgttgctgaagctCCCTTTGGGATGGACTTTACTTCCTCGTGGCAAGGtggaggggaggaggaaaTTTTCGCAGCACAAATGGACTATGGACCCCCGAAGGACGAGTGGCTCGAAGATGAGGCGAATATTTTGCTCTTGGCGCGAGATCCGCCCTTGGAACTGAATATTGACCCTAATCTTGGTGGACTATAG
- a CDS encoding ZIP metal ion transporter (similar to Cordyceps militaris CM01 XP_006666756.1) gives MELATRGLDNDTRGWIMCVVSGIACVFGASIICVDFIVRLFPGKRNFRIQESNIFLACSLSLSFGVMMFSSLYSMLPESKDYLKKDGWADQPAGFVIMGCFIGGFFGIQAVSRLLHQHMPSHVVDCDHTHDDATRQDDSSCNHGRRQSRVSRARRRFSRPQSSHSHAKLDADGHGHGPENGVALVAESTPLLPPPTEIGKKGPRKLQKRHASTRADEMSQRPTSPLLASRSRATTSDLEAAARRPSMYEVQKRVMSFVRDTKCNCDEEGSCYGYTDPCGQECFKHLSTRLINGAKPAAVLRTTTGPFYPHSGSVFHAGHTHDDLESPISPRFRTSRATSREPVLSPTDEVLEEEGDHDSCCSSMEEGDADANQHHHHVPTNAFLSIGLQTSIAIALHKFPEGFITYATNHANPTLGFNVFMALFVHNISEGFAMCLPLFMALGSRWRAIAWSAVLGGLSQPLGAGAAALWFKLAQRSNIAPNAVVYACLFAITSGIMVSVGLQLFVEGLSLNHNRNLCIFFGFLGMAVLGVSNALFAAH, from the exons ATGGAGCTGGCTACGCGAGGACTCGACAATGACACCCGCGGGTGGATTATGTGCGTGGTCAGTGGCATAG CATGCGTCTTTGGCGCCTCCATCATCTGCGTCGATTTTATCGTTCGCCTTTTCCCGGGCAAGCGCAACTTTCGTATCCAGGAAAGCAACATCTTCCTGGCGTGTTCGCTTTCGCTGAGTTTCGGCGTCATG ATGTTCTCGTCACTCTATAGCATGCTACCCGAATCGAAAGACTACCTTAAGAAAGATGGTTGGGCTGACCAACCCGCGGGTTTTGTCATTATGGGATGCTTCATTGGAGGCTTCTTCGGCATTCAGGCTGTGTCCCGCCTACTACACCAACACATGCCCTCGCACGTAGTCGACTGCGACCACACCCACGACGACGCAACCCGACAGGACGACTCCTCGTGTAACCATGGCCGCAGGCAGTCTAGAGTCAGCCGAGCGCGCAGACGATTCTCACGTCCCCAGTCCTCCCACAGCCATGCCAAGCTTGATGCCGATGGCCACGGCCATGGTCCAGAGAATGGTGTGGCACTCGTCGCCGAGTCCACTCCGTTACTCCCGCCACCCACTGAGATTGGAAAGAAGGGCCCTCGAAAACTACAGAAGCGACATGCATCTACTAGAGCCGATGAGATGTCGCAGCGACCAACCAGTCCACTCCTAGCTTCGAGAAGCCGTGCGACAACTAGTGATTTGGAAGCGGCAGCCCGTCGGCCGTCCATGTACGAGGTGCAGAAGCGCGTCATGTCTTTCGTCAGAGACACCAAGTGCAACTGCGACGAGGAGGGGTCATGCTACGGTTACACAGATCCATGTGGTCAAGAATGTTTCAAACACTTGTCTACACGGCTGATCAACGGTGCCAAGCCTGCGGCCGTGCTGCGAACAACCACCGGACCATTCTACCCACACTCTGGATCCGTCTTCCATGCCGGCCATACGCACGACGACCTTGAAAGCCCTATAAGTCCCAGATTTCGCACCAGCCGAGCGACATCCCGGGAGCCTGTTCTCTCGCCGACAGACGAAGTACTCGAGGAGGAAGGTGATCACGACTCCTGCTGCTCATCCATGGAAGAAGGGGACGCTGACGCCaatcaacaccaccatcatgtTCCCACAAACGCCTTTCTCTCCATTGGTCTCCAAACGTCCATCGCCATAGCTCTTCACAAATTCCCCGAGGGCTTCATCACCTACGCGACTAATCATGCTAATCCCACACTCGGATTCAACGTCTTCATGGCCCTCTTTGTGCACAACATCTCAGAAGGCTTCGCCATGTGCCTGCCGCTGTTTATGGCCCTCGGGTCTCGCTGGCGCGCTATCGCGTGGTCTGCTGTCCTGGGTGGCCTTTCCCAGCCACTGGGTGCCGGAGCAGCAGCCCTGTGGTTCAAGCTTGCGCAGAGGTCCAACATTGCTCCGAATGCAGTCGTGTATGCGTGTCTATTTGCAATTACGAGTGGAATCATGGTGAGCGTGGGGTTGCAGTTGTTTGTCGAGGGGCTGAGCCTGAATCATAATCGGAACCTGTGCATATTCTTTGGATTCTTAGGCATGGCTGTCCTAGGAGTGAGCAATGCGTTGTTCGCGGCACATTAA
- a CDS encoding C6 zinc finger domain-containing protein (similar to Colletotrichum gloeosporioides Nara gc5 XP_007278607.1), translating into METCRKRRIKCDESRPSCKKCTLTGRKCGGYGIWDDSPPARDNDKTSIWTQKRPSYSIGSNLSLFPAADTSSERSALDHFERYMRTKLCGAFESQFWGKLILQASYQEPAILHSVIALSASQIGDDHLSLKAYSAAIKSLNRYAAGENRWALRITLITCMVFICLEQLKGSRRLAQFHLQSGLRMLEDFQTRCMGQCAKGKSSVLKVQMRPESADDVIIEAFTRLHVQCAYFGQGSSFQYRLEQYVQLGASASSMSRGFESLQDARQTLDWLMNTALALSSQAESLTCKVAPIPRCVRNKVKQLQVALREWKAAWEAGRFAMNTGVSIRDSLGTAVLSMYYKLTVIVAATCLRGNDERVFDARLKAFESILTDVQSLWNRAEEELGMKPANKMSFTVDLGFIPPLYYIALKCRDPRLRRRAIDLLRKAPHIEANWDGPLAAAIAYEIMRLEEGDIYAQHDLACEAGDTLSTIVANSARVSIVDVNLDSDSRDIVTIRAIRFLRDFKDKPWSRSEVKMKVVIGEYRRQHETWTAQHDCY; encoded by the coding sequence ATGGAGACGTGTAGAAAGCGGAGAATCAAATGTGACGAGAGCAGGCCATCATGTAAAAAATGCACTCTGACTGGCCGCAAATGCGGAGGGTACGGTATTTGGGACGACAGCCCGCCGGCGAGAGATAATGATAAGACCTCCATTTGGACGCAGAAGAGGCCATCGTATTCGATTGGATCGAACCTCTCTCTCTTTCCTGCTGCCGACACTTCCAGTGAGAGAAGTGCTTTGGATCACTTCGAACGATACATGAGGACTAAGCTCTGCGGTGCATTCGAATCCCAATTTTGGGGGAAACTCATATTGCAAGCCAGCTATCAAGAGCCAGCTATCCTTCATTCGGTCATTGCCTTGAGCGCAAGTCAAATTGGCGATGATCATTTGTCGCTGAAGGCATATAGTGCTGCGATTAAGAGCCTGAATCGATATGCAGCAGGTGAAAACCGTTGGGCCTTGAGGATAACACTCATTACTTGCATGGTGTTTATTTGCCTCGAACAGTTGAAAGGGTCAAGGCGACTGGCGCAGTTTCATCTTCAAAGCGGCTTGCGTATGTTAGAGGACTTCCAGACTCGTTGTATGGGGCAATGCGCAAAGGGGAAGTCATCAGTTCTTAAAGTTCAAATGAGACCAGAGTCCGCTGACGATGTGATCATTGAGGCTTTCACtcgactccatgtccagtgtGCTTATTTTGGTCAGGGGTCATCGTTTCAATATCGCCTTGAGCAGTATGTCCAGCTTGGAGCCTCAGCGTCGTCTATGTCCCGGGGTTTCGAATCCTTACAAGATGCCCGACAGACACTGGACTGGTTAATGAACACAGCCCTGGCTCTATCGTCCCAGGCTGAATCCCTGACTTGCAAAGTAGCTCCAATACCTCGCTGTGTACGGAACAAAGTAAAGCAGCTTCAGGTTGCTCTGCGAGAATGGAAGGCTGCATGGGAGGCCGGCCGTTTCGCGATGAACACAGGGGTCAGTATCCGTGATTCGCTAGGAACGGCTGTGCTTTCTATGTACTACAAGTTGActgtcattgttgctgctACCTGCCTCCGTGGCAATGATGAGAGAGTCTTTGACGCACGACTCAAAGCCTTTGAGTCCATTCTGACCGATGTGCAAAGTCTTTGGAACAGGGCAGAAGAGGAGCTTGGAATGAAACCAGCAAATAAGATGAGCTTCACAGTCGATCTCGGGTTTATCCCGCCACTGTATTACATTGCACTCAAGTGTCGGGACCCACGACTCCGCAGGAGAGCCATTGACTTGCTTCGGAAGGCACCACATATCGAAGCCAACTGGGACGGACCGTTGGCTGCGGCTATCGCATATGAAATTATGAGGCTCGAAGAGGGAGATATATATGCCCAACATGACTTGGCATGCGAGGCTGGTGATACTCTGTCCACCATTGTGGCCAACTCTGCACGGGTGAGCATAGTGGACGTTAATCTGGATTCAGATTCGAGGGATATCGTCACAATACGAGCTATCAGATTTCTGCGCGATTTCAAGGATAAGCCCTGGAGTCGTAGCGAAGTTAAAATGAAGGTTGTAATTGGGGAATATCGGCGGCAACACGAAACGTGGACAGCTCAACACGACTGTTATTGA